The Raphanus sativus cultivar WK10039 chromosome 2, ASM80110v3, whole genome shotgun sequence genome includes a region encoding these proteins:
- the LOC108823659 gene encoding homeobox protein knotted-1-like 4 isoform X2 translates to MAFHTNHFNHFIDQQHQPPPPHPQQQEHHFHESAPPNWLLRSDNNFLNLHTAASAAAASSDSPSSAAANQWLSRSSSFLQRGGGANNNNVGSGDVIEDVTTGGEEAVIGERKEAERWQNARHKAEILSHPLYEQLLSAHVACLRIATPVDQLPRIDAQLAQSQNVVAKYSTVDAAAQGLISGDEKELDHFMTHYVLLLCSFKEQLQQHVRVHAMEAVMACWEIEQSLQSLTGVSPGEGTGATMSEDEDEQVESDVHTYEGSLDGLGFGPLVPTESERSLMERVRQELKHELKQGYKEKIVDIREEILRKRRAGKLPGDTTSVLKAWWQSHSKWPYPTEEDKVRLVQETGLQLKQINNWFINQRKRNWHSNPSSSTIPKNKRRR, encoded by the exons atggCGTTCCATACCAATCATTTCAATCACTTCATCGACCAACAACAccagcctcctcctcctcatccgCAGCAGCAAGAACACCATTTCCACGAATCCGCACCTCCTAATTGGCTCCTCCGCTCCGATAACAATTTCTTAAACCTGCACACTGCCGCCTCCGCCGCAGCAGCAAGCTCCGACTCTCCTTCCTCCGCCGCAGCTAACCAGTGGCTCTCTCGATCCTCTTCTTTCCTCCAACGCGGCGGGGGAGCTAACAACAATAACGTCGGTTCAGGTGACGTCATAGAAGACGTTACTACCGGCGGAGAGGAGGCAGTGATCGGCGAGAGGAAGGAGGCGGAGAGATGGCAGAATGCGAGGCACAAGGCGGAAATACTCTCTCATCCACTATACGAGCAGCTTTTGTCGGCACACGTGGCTTGCCTCAGGATTGCCACGCCGGTGGATCAGCTTCCGCGGATCGATGCACAGCTAGCTCAGTCGCAGAACGTCGTGGCTAAGTACTCGACTGTAGACGCTGCTGCTCAAGGACTCATCTCCGGTGATGAAAAGGAGCTTGACCACTTCATG ACGCACTATGTACTATTGCTGTGCTCTTTTAAAGAACAACTGCAGCAGCATGTTCGCGTCCATGCAATGGAAGCTGTTATGGCCTGTTGGGAGATTGAGCAGTCTCTTCAAAGCTTAACAG GAGTGTCTCCTGGTGAAGGCACAGGAGCAACAATGTCTGAAGACGAAGATGAGCAAGTAGAGAGTGATGTTCATACATATGAAGGAAGCTTAGATGGATTAGGGTTTGGTCCGCTGGTCCCCACTGAGAGCGAGAGATCCTTAATGGAACGAGTTAGACAAGAACTCAAACATGAACTCAAGCAG GGCTACAAGGAGAAAATTGTAGACATAAGAGAGGAGAtattgagaaagagaagagctgggaaattACCAGGAGACACCACCTCTGTTCTCAAAGCTTGGTGGCAGTCTCACTCTAAGTGGCCTTACCCTACT GAGGAAGATAAGGTGAGGTTGGTGCAGGAGACGGGGTTGCAgctcaaacaaataaacaattGGTTCATCAATCAAAGAAAGAGGAATTGGCATAGCAATCCATCTTCTTCTACCATCCCAAAGAACAAACGCAGAAG
- the LOC108823659 gene encoding homeobox protein knotted-1-like 4 isoform X1 yields MAFHTNHFNHFIDQQHQPPPPHPQQQEHHFHESAPPNWLLRSDNNFLNLHTAASAAAASSDSPSSAAANQWLSRSSSFLQRGGGANNNNVGSGDVIEDVTTGGEEAVIGERKEAERWQNARHKAEILSHPLYEQLLSAHVACLRIATPVDQLPRIDAQLAQSQNVVAKYSTVDAAAQGLISGDEKELDHFMTHYVLLLCSFKEQLQQHVRVHAMEAVMACWEIEQSLQSLTGVSPGEGTGATMSEDEDEQVESDVHTYEGSLDGLGFGPLVPTESERSLMERVRQELKHELKQGYKEKIVDIREEILRKRRAGKLPGDTTSVLKAWWQSHSKWPYPTEEDKVRLVQETGLQLKQINNWFINQRKRNWHSNPSSSTIPKNKRRSNAGENSGRER; encoded by the exons atggCGTTCCATACCAATCATTTCAATCACTTCATCGACCAACAACAccagcctcctcctcctcatccgCAGCAGCAAGAACACCATTTCCACGAATCCGCACCTCCTAATTGGCTCCTCCGCTCCGATAACAATTTCTTAAACCTGCACACTGCCGCCTCCGCCGCAGCAGCAAGCTCCGACTCTCCTTCCTCCGCCGCAGCTAACCAGTGGCTCTCTCGATCCTCTTCTTTCCTCCAACGCGGCGGGGGAGCTAACAACAATAACGTCGGTTCAGGTGACGTCATAGAAGACGTTACTACCGGCGGAGAGGAGGCAGTGATCGGCGAGAGGAAGGAGGCGGAGAGATGGCAGAATGCGAGGCACAAGGCGGAAATACTCTCTCATCCACTATACGAGCAGCTTTTGTCGGCACACGTGGCTTGCCTCAGGATTGCCACGCCGGTGGATCAGCTTCCGCGGATCGATGCACAGCTAGCTCAGTCGCAGAACGTCGTGGCTAAGTACTCGACTGTAGACGCTGCTGCTCAAGGACTCATCTCCGGTGATGAAAAGGAGCTTGACCACTTCATG ACGCACTATGTACTATTGCTGTGCTCTTTTAAAGAACAACTGCAGCAGCATGTTCGCGTCCATGCAATGGAAGCTGTTATGGCCTGTTGGGAGATTGAGCAGTCTCTTCAAAGCTTAACAG GAGTGTCTCCTGGTGAAGGCACAGGAGCAACAATGTCTGAAGACGAAGATGAGCAAGTAGAGAGTGATGTTCATACATATGAAGGAAGCTTAGATGGATTAGGGTTTGGTCCGCTGGTCCCCACTGAGAGCGAGAGATCCTTAATGGAACGAGTTAGACAAGAACTCAAACATGAACTCAAGCAG GGCTACAAGGAGAAAATTGTAGACATAAGAGAGGAGAtattgagaaagagaagagctgggaaattACCAGGAGACACCACCTCTGTTCTCAAAGCTTGGTGGCAGTCTCACTCTAAGTGGCCTTACCCTACT GAGGAAGATAAGGTGAGGTTGGTGCAGGAGACGGGGTTGCAgctcaaacaaataaacaattGGTTCATCAATCAAAGAAAGAGGAATTGGCATAGCAATCCATCTTCTTCTACCATCCCAAAGAACAAACGCAGAAG